A part of Gouania willdenowi chromosome 2, fGouWil2.1, whole genome shotgun sequence genomic DNA contains:
- the LOC114476231 gene encoding rho guanine nucleotide exchange factor 7-like isoform X1 — protein sequence MNPAEQTVTWLITLGVLDSPKKSISDPEAFLQLSLQDGAVLCRLMERLRPGTVDKFFQEPKNDSDSHRNISEFIKGCSAAGVEPFEVNDLLQGLNFTKVLNCLVALNKTTEDSCGRGDAACVPHVSSSRIKSFDSLNTQTRSSKLLLPHYRSLDMSEGSGCGRCLVKVRFSFEQTNEDELSFSKGDIITVSRQEEGGWWEGSLNGRTGWFPSNYVRELKGSDKTSDIKPKPGTLKSPPKGFDTTIISKTYYNVVLQNILEAESEYSRELQSLLGTYLRSLHPTDRLCSVDIGHIQSNLEEISTFQQMLVQSLEEHTKLPESQQRIGGFFLSLMPQMKIIYVAYCSNHPLAVSVLTQHSEELGEYMESKGASSPGILTLTTNLSKPFTRLERYPTLLKELDRHMEEQHTDRVDLHASMGAFKNLAAQCQEVRKKKDLELQILTEPIRNWEGDDIRTLGPVLHMSQVAVHTQTCQEANERYLVLFPHTLLLLSASLRMSGFIYQGRMPLTGMLISRIEDGENLKNAFEISGSQCERIQVACNSQRDLQDWLDLLTKHTHNQSVHTRKPQSVCHTLPSHPAPPSRLSEPQGGNGVYHTLPHLSSYGLAPSGSPMWGPLEPPSTPKPWSLSCLRPAPPLRPSAALCHKEDQSKSPKNMKKLLPKRKPERKASEEDFTVRKSTAALEEDAQILKVIEAYCTSAKTRQTLNSTWQGTDLMHNHVLADTSLTVASVLGNLQGSSDQSEDSDYDSIWTAHSYRTSLFSRSSRKDVQVLFPEEEKIIVEETRSNGQTVVEERSLVDTVYSLKDEVLELKQDNKRMKRTLEEELRARKELERIIRRVLKNMNDPTWDETNL from the exons ATGAATCCAGCCGAGCAGACCGTGACGTGGCTCATCACGCTGGGAGTCCTGGACTCCCCCAAGAAGAGCATCTCTGATCCGGAGGCGTTTCTGCAGCTGTCCCTGCAGGATGGAGCGGTGCTGTGTCGGCTGATGGAGCGACTCCGACCCGGGACGGTGGACAAA TTCTTCCAGGAGCCGAAAAACGACAGCGACAGTCATCGAAACATTAGCGAGTTCATCAAAGGCTGCAGCGCTGCCGGTGTCGAG CCTTTTGAGGTGAACGACCTGCTTCAGGGACTGAACTTCACCAAGGTGCTGAACTGCTTGGTGGCTCTCAACAAGACCACAGAAG ATTCATGTGGACGAGGAGACGCTGCATGTGTGCCACATGTTTCCTCGTCAAGGATCAAGTCTTTTGActctctgaacactcagactcgcTCTTCTAAACTTCTGCTGCCCCACTACCGCAGCCTG GACATGTCGGAGGGCAGTGGGTGTGGCCGGTGTCTGGTCAAAGTGCGGTTTAGCTTCGAGCAGACCAATGAGGACGAGCTGTCCTTCTCCAAGGGTGACATCATCACCGTGAGCAGACAGGAGGAGGGGGGCTGGTGGGAGGGCTCCCTTAACGGCAGGACCGGGTGGTTCCCCAGTAACTACGTAAGGGAGCTGAAAGGAAGCG ACAAAACATCCGACATCAAGCCAAAGCCCGGGACCCTAAAAAGTCCACCCAAGGGCTTcgacaccaccatcatcagTAAGACCTACTACAACGTG GTCCTACAGAACATTTTGGAGGCAGAGAGTGAATACTCGAGGGAGCTGCAGAGTCTTTTGGGGACATACCTTCGTTCTTTACACCCCACAGACAG GCTCTGCAGCGTCGACATCGGCCACATCCAGAGTAATCTGGAGGAGATCTCCACCTTCCAGCAGATGTTGGTTCAGTCCCTGGAGGAGCATACCAA ACTCCCTGAGAGCCAGCAGAGAATCGGAGGCTTCTTCCTCAGCCTGATGCCCCAGATGAAGATCATCTACGTTGCCTACTGTTCCAATCACCCCTTGGCTGTCAGTGTGCTCACACAGCACAG TGAGGAGTTGGGCGAGTACATGGAGTCTAAAGGAGCATCCAGTCCTGGGATTTTAACCCTGACCACGAATTTGAGCAAACCCTTCACCAGACTGGAGCGATACCCGACACTGCTCAAAGAACTGGATCGACACATGGAG gagcaacacacagacagggtTGACCTGCACGCGTCCATGGGTGCCTTTAAGAACCTGGCA GCTCAGTGTCAGGAggtgaggaagaaaaaagaccTGGAGCTGCAGATTCTGACCGAGCCCATCAGGAACTGGGAAGGAGACGACATCCGAACCCTGGGCCCAGTTCTCCACATGTCCCAGGTCGCGGTCCACACGCAGACCTGTCAG GAGGCAAACGAGCGCTACCTGGTGCTCTTCCCTCAcactctgctgctgctttctGCCAGCCTCAGGATGAGTGGATTCATCTACCAG GGGCGGATGCCGCTAACGGGAATGCTCATCTCCAGGATTGAAGATGGTGAAAACCTAAAGAATGCTTTTGAGATTTCAG GAAGCCAGTGTGAGCGGATCCAGGTCGCCTGCAACAGTCAGCGCGACCTCCAGGACTGGTTGGACCTcctcaccaaacacacacacaaccagtcTGTCCACACACGCAAACCTCAGTCCGTCTGTCACACA CTGCCCTCCCACCCCGCCCCCCCCTCGAGGCTGTCGGAGCCTCAGGGAGGAAACGGTGTGTACCACACCCTTCCACACCTGTCCTCTTACGGGTTAGCTCCCAGTGGCAGTCCTATGTGGGGACCCTTGGAGCCTCCGAGCACCCCCAAACCCTGGAGTCTGAGCTGCCTCCGCCCTGCACCTCCTCTTCGGCCGTCTGCTGCTCTCTGCCACAAGGAG GATCAGAGTAAGAGTCCCAAGAACATGAAAAAGCTTCTCCCGAAGAGGAAACCAGAGAGGAAAGCATCGGAGGAGGACTTCACTGTCAGaaaga GTACAGCGGCTCTTGAGGAGGACGCTCAGATCCTCAAGGTGATCGAAGCTTACTGCACCAGTGCCAAGACGCGGCAAACCCTCAACTCCA CCTGGCAAGGAACCGACCTCATGCACAACCACGTGCTCGCCGACACCAGCCTCACTGTTGCCAGCGTCCTCGGCAACCTGCAGGGTtcttctgaccaatcagaggactCGGATTATGACAGTATCTGGACCGCCCATAGTTACAGGACTTCCTTGTTTTCTC GTTCCAGCAGGAAGGACGTCCAAGTGTTGTTCCCGGAGGAGGAGAAGATCATCGTGGAGGAAACCAGGAGCAACGGACAGACTGTGGTGGAGGAAAG GAGTCTGGTGGACACCGTGTACAGTCTCAAAGACGAGGTCCTGGAGCTTAAACAG GACAATAAGAGGATGAAACGGACGCTGGAGGAGGAGCTACGAGCCCGAAAAGAGCTGGAGCGGATCATCCGGAGGGTGCTGAAGAACATGAACGACCCCACGTGGGACGAGACCAACCTTTGA
- the LOC114476231 gene encoding rho guanine nucleotide exchange factor 7-like isoform X2: protein MNPAEQTVTWLITLGVLDSPKKSISDPEAFLQLSLQDGAVLCRLMERLRPGTVDKFFQEPKNDSDSHRNISEFIKGCSAAGVEPFEVNDLLQGLNFTKVLNCLVALNKTTEDSCGRGDAACVPHVSSSRIKSFDSLNTQTRSSKLLLPHYRSLDMSEGSGCGRCLVKVRFSFEQTNEDELSFSKGDIITVSRQEEGGWWEGSLNGRTGWFPSNYVRELKGSDKTSDIKPKPGTLKSPPKGFDTTIISKTYYNVVLQNILEAESEYSRELQSLLGTYLRSLHPTDRLCSVDIGHIQSNLEEISTFQQMLVQSLEEHTKLPESQQRIGGFFLSLMPQMKIIYVAYCSNHPLAVSVLTQHSEELGEYMESKGASSPGILTLTTNLSKPFTRLERYPTLLKELDRHMEEQHTDRVDLHASMGAFKNLAAQCQEVRKKKDLELQILTEPIRNWEGDDIRTLGPVLHMSQVAVHTQTCQEANERYLVLFPHTLLLLSASLRMSGFIYQGRMPLTGMLISRIEDGENLKNAFEISGSQCERIQVACNSQRDLQDWLDLLTKHTHNQSVHTRKPQSVCHTLPSHPAPPSRLSEPQGGNGVYHTLPHLSSYGLAPSGSPMWGPLEPPSTPKPWSLSCLRPAPPLRPSAALCHKEDQSKSPKNMKKLLPKRKPERKASEEDFTVRKSTAALEEDAQILKVIEAYCTSAKTRQTLNSSSSRKDVQVLFPEEEKIIVEETRSNGQTVVEERSLVDTVYSLKDEVLELKQDNKRMKRTLEEELRARKELERIIRRVLKNMNDPTWDETNL from the exons ATGAATCCAGCCGAGCAGACCGTGACGTGGCTCATCACGCTGGGAGTCCTGGACTCCCCCAAGAAGAGCATCTCTGATCCGGAGGCGTTTCTGCAGCTGTCCCTGCAGGATGGAGCGGTGCTGTGTCGGCTGATGGAGCGACTCCGACCCGGGACGGTGGACAAA TTCTTCCAGGAGCCGAAAAACGACAGCGACAGTCATCGAAACATTAGCGAGTTCATCAAAGGCTGCAGCGCTGCCGGTGTCGAG CCTTTTGAGGTGAACGACCTGCTTCAGGGACTGAACTTCACCAAGGTGCTGAACTGCTTGGTGGCTCTCAACAAGACCACAGAAG ATTCATGTGGACGAGGAGACGCTGCATGTGTGCCACATGTTTCCTCGTCAAGGATCAAGTCTTTTGActctctgaacactcagactcgcTCTTCTAAACTTCTGCTGCCCCACTACCGCAGCCTG GACATGTCGGAGGGCAGTGGGTGTGGCCGGTGTCTGGTCAAAGTGCGGTTTAGCTTCGAGCAGACCAATGAGGACGAGCTGTCCTTCTCCAAGGGTGACATCATCACCGTGAGCAGACAGGAGGAGGGGGGCTGGTGGGAGGGCTCCCTTAACGGCAGGACCGGGTGGTTCCCCAGTAACTACGTAAGGGAGCTGAAAGGAAGCG ACAAAACATCCGACATCAAGCCAAAGCCCGGGACCCTAAAAAGTCCACCCAAGGGCTTcgacaccaccatcatcagTAAGACCTACTACAACGTG GTCCTACAGAACATTTTGGAGGCAGAGAGTGAATACTCGAGGGAGCTGCAGAGTCTTTTGGGGACATACCTTCGTTCTTTACACCCCACAGACAG GCTCTGCAGCGTCGACATCGGCCACATCCAGAGTAATCTGGAGGAGATCTCCACCTTCCAGCAGATGTTGGTTCAGTCCCTGGAGGAGCATACCAA ACTCCCTGAGAGCCAGCAGAGAATCGGAGGCTTCTTCCTCAGCCTGATGCCCCAGATGAAGATCATCTACGTTGCCTACTGTTCCAATCACCCCTTGGCTGTCAGTGTGCTCACACAGCACAG TGAGGAGTTGGGCGAGTACATGGAGTCTAAAGGAGCATCCAGTCCTGGGATTTTAACCCTGACCACGAATTTGAGCAAACCCTTCACCAGACTGGAGCGATACCCGACACTGCTCAAAGAACTGGATCGACACATGGAG gagcaacacacagacagggtTGACCTGCACGCGTCCATGGGTGCCTTTAAGAACCTGGCA GCTCAGTGTCAGGAggtgaggaagaaaaaagaccTGGAGCTGCAGATTCTGACCGAGCCCATCAGGAACTGGGAAGGAGACGACATCCGAACCCTGGGCCCAGTTCTCCACATGTCCCAGGTCGCGGTCCACACGCAGACCTGTCAG GAGGCAAACGAGCGCTACCTGGTGCTCTTCCCTCAcactctgctgctgctttctGCCAGCCTCAGGATGAGTGGATTCATCTACCAG GGGCGGATGCCGCTAACGGGAATGCTCATCTCCAGGATTGAAGATGGTGAAAACCTAAAGAATGCTTTTGAGATTTCAG GAAGCCAGTGTGAGCGGATCCAGGTCGCCTGCAACAGTCAGCGCGACCTCCAGGACTGGTTGGACCTcctcaccaaacacacacacaaccagtcTGTCCACACACGCAAACCTCAGTCCGTCTGTCACACA CTGCCCTCCCACCCCGCCCCCCCCTCGAGGCTGTCGGAGCCTCAGGGAGGAAACGGTGTGTACCACACCCTTCCACACCTGTCCTCTTACGGGTTAGCTCCCAGTGGCAGTCCTATGTGGGGACCCTTGGAGCCTCCGAGCACCCCCAAACCCTGGAGTCTGAGCTGCCTCCGCCCTGCACCTCCTCTTCGGCCGTCTGCTGCTCTCTGCCACAAGGAG GATCAGAGTAAGAGTCCCAAGAACATGAAAAAGCTTCTCCCGAAGAGGAAACCAGAGAGGAAAGCATCGGAGGAGGACTTCACTGTCAGaaaga GTACAGCGGCTCTTGAGGAGGACGCTCAGATCCTCAAGGTGATCGAAGCTTACTGCACCAGTGCCAAGACGCGGCAAACCCTCAACTCCA GTTCCAGCAGGAAGGACGTCCAAGTGTTGTTCCCGGAGGAGGAGAAGATCATCGTGGAGGAAACCAGGAGCAACGGACAGACTGTGGTGGAGGAAAG GAGTCTGGTGGACACCGTGTACAGTCTCAAAGACGAGGTCCTGGAGCTTAAACAG GACAATAAGAGGATGAAACGGACGCTGGAGGAGGAGCTACGAGCCCGAAAAGAGCTGGAGCGGATCATCCGGAGGGTGCTGAAGAACATGAACGACCCCACGTGGGACGAGACCAACCTTTGA
- the LOC114476231 gene encoding rho guanine nucleotide exchange factor 7-like isoform X4, with the protein MSEGSGCGRCLVKVRFSFEQTNEDELSFSKGDIITVSRQEEGGWWEGSLNGRTGWFPSNYVRELKGSDKTSDIKPKPGTLKSPPKGFDTTIISKTYYNVVLQNILEAESEYSRELQSLLGTYLRSLHPTDRLCSVDIGHIQSNLEEISTFQQMLVQSLEEHTKLPESQQRIGGFFLSLMPQMKIIYVAYCSNHPLAVSVLTQHSEELGEYMESKGASSPGILTLTTNLSKPFTRLERYPTLLKELDRHMEEQHTDRVDLHASMGAFKNLAAQCQEVRKKKDLELQILTEPIRNWEGDDIRTLGPVLHMSQVAVHTQTCQEANERYLVLFPHTLLLLSASLRMSGFIYQGRMPLTGMLISRIEDGENLKNAFEISGSQCERIQVACNSQRDLQDWLDLLTKHTHNQSVHTRKPQSVCHTLPSHPAPPSRLSEPQGGNGVYHTLPHLSSYGLAPSGSPMWGPLEPPSTPKPWSLSCLRPAPPLRPSAALCHKEDQSKSPKNMKKLLPKRKPERKASEEDFTVRKSTAALEEDAQILKVIEAYCTSAKTRQTLNSTWQGTDLMHNHVLADTSLTVASVLGNLQGSSDQSEDSDYDSIWTAHSYRTSLFSRSSRKDVQVLFPEEEKIIVEETRSNGQTVVEERSLVDTVYSLKDEVLELKQDNKRMKRTLEEELRARKELERIIRRVLKNMNDPTWDETNL; encoded by the exons ATGTCGGAGGGCAGTGGGTGTGGCCGGTGTCTGGTCAAAGTGCGGTTTAGCTTCGAGCAGACCAATGAGGACGAGCTGTCCTTCTCCAAGGGTGACATCATCACCGTGAGCAGACAGGAGGAGGGGGGCTGGTGGGAGGGCTCCCTTAACGGCAGGACCGGGTGGTTCCCCAGTAACTACGTAAGGGAGCTGAAAGGAAGCG ACAAAACATCCGACATCAAGCCAAAGCCCGGGACCCTAAAAAGTCCACCCAAGGGCTTcgacaccaccatcatcagTAAGACCTACTACAACGTG GTCCTACAGAACATTTTGGAGGCAGAGAGTGAATACTCGAGGGAGCTGCAGAGTCTTTTGGGGACATACCTTCGTTCTTTACACCCCACAGACAG GCTCTGCAGCGTCGACATCGGCCACATCCAGAGTAATCTGGAGGAGATCTCCACCTTCCAGCAGATGTTGGTTCAGTCCCTGGAGGAGCATACCAA ACTCCCTGAGAGCCAGCAGAGAATCGGAGGCTTCTTCCTCAGCCTGATGCCCCAGATGAAGATCATCTACGTTGCCTACTGTTCCAATCACCCCTTGGCTGTCAGTGTGCTCACACAGCACAG TGAGGAGTTGGGCGAGTACATGGAGTCTAAAGGAGCATCCAGTCCTGGGATTTTAACCCTGACCACGAATTTGAGCAAACCCTTCACCAGACTGGAGCGATACCCGACACTGCTCAAAGAACTGGATCGACACATGGAG gagcaacacacagacagggtTGACCTGCACGCGTCCATGGGTGCCTTTAAGAACCTGGCA GCTCAGTGTCAGGAggtgaggaagaaaaaagaccTGGAGCTGCAGATTCTGACCGAGCCCATCAGGAACTGGGAAGGAGACGACATCCGAACCCTGGGCCCAGTTCTCCACATGTCCCAGGTCGCGGTCCACACGCAGACCTGTCAG GAGGCAAACGAGCGCTACCTGGTGCTCTTCCCTCAcactctgctgctgctttctGCCAGCCTCAGGATGAGTGGATTCATCTACCAG GGGCGGATGCCGCTAACGGGAATGCTCATCTCCAGGATTGAAGATGGTGAAAACCTAAAGAATGCTTTTGAGATTTCAG GAAGCCAGTGTGAGCGGATCCAGGTCGCCTGCAACAGTCAGCGCGACCTCCAGGACTGGTTGGACCTcctcaccaaacacacacacaaccagtcTGTCCACACACGCAAACCTCAGTCCGTCTGTCACACA CTGCCCTCCCACCCCGCCCCCCCCTCGAGGCTGTCGGAGCCTCAGGGAGGAAACGGTGTGTACCACACCCTTCCACACCTGTCCTCTTACGGGTTAGCTCCCAGTGGCAGTCCTATGTGGGGACCCTTGGAGCCTCCGAGCACCCCCAAACCCTGGAGTCTGAGCTGCCTCCGCCCTGCACCTCCTCTTCGGCCGTCTGCTGCTCTCTGCCACAAGGAG GATCAGAGTAAGAGTCCCAAGAACATGAAAAAGCTTCTCCCGAAGAGGAAACCAGAGAGGAAAGCATCGGAGGAGGACTTCACTGTCAGaaaga GTACAGCGGCTCTTGAGGAGGACGCTCAGATCCTCAAGGTGATCGAAGCTTACTGCACCAGTGCCAAGACGCGGCAAACCCTCAACTCCA CCTGGCAAGGAACCGACCTCATGCACAACCACGTGCTCGCCGACACCAGCCTCACTGTTGCCAGCGTCCTCGGCAACCTGCAGGGTtcttctgaccaatcagaggactCGGATTATGACAGTATCTGGACCGCCCATAGTTACAGGACTTCCTTGTTTTCTC GTTCCAGCAGGAAGGACGTCCAAGTGTTGTTCCCGGAGGAGGAGAAGATCATCGTGGAGGAAACCAGGAGCAACGGACAGACTGTGGTGGAGGAAAG GAGTCTGGTGGACACCGTGTACAGTCTCAAAGACGAGGTCCTGGAGCTTAAACAG GACAATAAGAGGATGAAACGGACGCTGGAGGAGGAGCTACGAGCCCGAAAAGAGCTGGAGCGGATCATCCGGAGGGTGCTGAAGAACATGAACGACCCCACGTGGGACGAGACCAACCTTTGA
- the LOC114476231 gene encoding rho guanine nucleotide exchange factor 7-like isoform X3, with translation MNPAEQTVTWLITLGVLDSPKKSISDPEAFLQLSLQDGAVLCRLMERLRPGTVDKFFQEPKNDSDSHRNISEFIKGCSAAGVEDMSEGSGCGRCLVKVRFSFEQTNEDELSFSKGDIITVSRQEEGGWWEGSLNGRTGWFPSNYVRELKGSDKTSDIKPKPGTLKSPPKGFDTTIISKTYYNVVLQNILEAESEYSRELQSLLGTYLRSLHPTDRLCSVDIGHIQSNLEEISTFQQMLVQSLEEHTKLPESQQRIGGFFLSLMPQMKIIYVAYCSNHPLAVSVLTQHSEELGEYMESKGASSPGILTLTTNLSKPFTRLERYPTLLKELDRHMEEQHTDRVDLHASMGAFKNLAAQCQEVRKKKDLELQILTEPIRNWEGDDIRTLGPVLHMSQVAVHTQTCQEANERYLVLFPHTLLLLSASLRMSGFIYQGRMPLTGMLISRIEDGENLKNAFEISGSQCERIQVACNSQRDLQDWLDLLTKHTHNQSVHTRKPQSVCHTLPSHPAPPSRLSEPQGGNGVYHTLPHLSSYGLAPSGSPMWGPLEPPSTPKPWSLSCLRPAPPLRPSAALCHKEDQSKSPKNMKKLLPKRKPERKASEEDFTVRKSTAALEEDAQILKVIEAYCTSAKTRQTLNSTWQGTDLMHNHVLADTSLTVASVLGNLQGSSDQSEDSDYDSIWTAHSYRTSLFSRSSRKDVQVLFPEEEKIIVEETRSNGQTVVEERSLVDTVYSLKDEVLELKQDNKRMKRTLEEELRARKELERIIRRVLKNMNDPTWDETNL, from the exons ATGAATCCAGCCGAGCAGACCGTGACGTGGCTCATCACGCTGGGAGTCCTGGACTCCCCCAAGAAGAGCATCTCTGATCCGGAGGCGTTTCTGCAGCTGTCCCTGCAGGATGGAGCGGTGCTGTGTCGGCTGATGGAGCGACTCCGACCCGGGACGGTGGACAAA TTCTTCCAGGAGCCGAAAAACGACAGCGACAGTCATCGAAACATTAGCGAGTTCATCAAAGGCTGCAGCGCTGCCGGTGTCGAG GACATGTCGGAGGGCAGTGGGTGTGGCCGGTGTCTGGTCAAAGTGCGGTTTAGCTTCGAGCAGACCAATGAGGACGAGCTGTCCTTCTCCAAGGGTGACATCATCACCGTGAGCAGACAGGAGGAGGGGGGCTGGTGGGAGGGCTCCCTTAACGGCAGGACCGGGTGGTTCCCCAGTAACTACGTAAGGGAGCTGAAAGGAAGCG ACAAAACATCCGACATCAAGCCAAAGCCCGGGACCCTAAAAAGTCCACCCAAGGGCTTcgacaccaccatcatcagTAAGACCTACTACAACGTG GTCCTACAGAACATTTTGGAGGCAGAGAGTGAATACTCGAGGGAGCTGCAGAGTCTTTTGGGGACATACCTTCGTTCTTTACACCCCACAGACAG GCTCTGCAGCGTCGACATCGGCCACATCCAGAGTAATCTGGAGGAGATCTCCACCTTCCAGCAGATGTTGGTTCAGTCCCTGGAGGAGCATACCAA ACTCCCTGAGAGCCAGCAGAGAATCGGAGGCTTCTTCCTCAGCCTGATGCCCCAGATGAAGATCATCTACGTTGCCTACTGTTCCAATCACCCCTTGGCTGTCAGTGTGCTCACACAGCACAG TGAGGAGTTGGGCGAGTACATGGAGTCTAAAGGAGCATCCAGTCCTGGGATTTTAACCCTGACCACGAATTTGAGCAAACCCTTCACCAGACTGGAGCGATACCCGACACTGCTCAAAGAACTGGATCGACACATGGAG gagcaacacacagacagggtTGACCTGCACGCGTCCATGGGTGCCTTTAAGAACCTGGCA GCTCAGTGTCAGGAggtgaggaagaaaaaagaccTGGAGCTGCAGATTCTGACCGAGCCCATCAGGAACTGGGAAGGAGACGACATCCGAACCCTGGGCCCAGTTCTCCACATGTCCCAGGTCGCGGTCCACACGCAGACCTGTCAG GAGGCAAACGAGCGCTACCTGGTGCTCTTCCCTCAcactctgctgctgctttctGCCAGCCTCAGGATGAGTGGATTCATCTACCAG GGGCGGATGCCGCTAACGGGAATGCTCATCTCCAGGATTGAAGATGGTGAAAACCTAAAGAATGCTTTTGAGATTTCAG GAAGCCAGTGTGAGCGGATCCAGGTCGCCTGCAACAGTCAGCGCGACCTCCAGGACTGGTTGGACCTcctcaccaaacacacacacaaccagtcTGTCCACACACGCAAACCTCAGTCCGTCTGTCACACA CTGCCCTCCCACCCCGCCCCCCCCTCGAGGCTGTCGGAGCCTCAGGGAGGAAACGGTGTGTACCACACCCTTCCACACCTGTCCTCTTACGGGTTAGCTCCCAGTGGCAGTCCTATGTGGGGACCCTTGGAGCCTCCGAGCACCCCCAAACCCTGGAGTCTGAGCTGCCTCCGCCCTGCACCTCCTCTTCGGCCGTCTGCTGCTCTCTGCCACAAGGAG GATCAGAGTAAGAGTCCCAAGAACATGAAAAAGCTTCTCCCGAAGAGGAAACCAGAGAGGAAAGCATCGGAGGAGGACTTCACTGTCAGaaaga GTACAGCGGCTCTTGAGGAGGACGCTCAGATCCTCAAGGTGATCGAAGCTTACTGCACCAGTGCCAAGACGCGGCAAACCCTCAACTCCA CCTGGCAAGGAACCGACCTCATGCACAACCACGTGCTCGCCGACACCAGCCTCACTGTTGCCAGCGTCCTCGGCAACCTGCAGGGTtcttctgaccaatcagaggactCGGATTATGACAGTATCTGGACCGCCCATAGTTACAGGACTTCCTTGTTTTCTC GTTCCAGCAGGAAGGACGTCCAAGTGTTGTTCCCGGAGGAGGAGAAGATCATCGTGGAGGAAACCAGGAGCAACGGACAGACTGTGGTGGAGGAAAG GAGTCTGGTGGACACCGTGTACAGTCTCAAAGACGAGGTCCTGGAGCTTAAACAG GACAATAAGAGGATGAAACGGACGCTGGAGGAGGAGCTACGAGCCCGAAAAGAGCTGGAGCGGATCATCCGGAGGGTGCTGAAGAACATGAACGACCCCACGTGGGACGAGACCAACCTTTGA